One genomic region from Cydia amplana chromosome Z, ilCydAmpl1.1, whole genome shotgun sequence encodes:
- the LOC134661027 gene encoding NADH-ubiquinone oxidoreductase subunit 8-like: protein MLTRRSLYRKLGSGIVTQLRRSSDADGCDPCQSIPPPPCPPCAPCPPCPPPLPPFHHYPRTAYNVKFIYVNDQIPTTTLRDFVDRASQICFFTELFRGFAVTLGHVFKEPATINYPFEKGPLSPRFRGEHVLRRYPSGEERCIACKLCEAVCPALAITIDAEERADGSRRATRYDIDLTKCIFCGYCQEACPVDAIVEGPNFEYSKETHEELLYNKEILLTNGDRWESEIASNIRDNHLYR, encoded by the exons ATGTTGACAAGAAGGAGTTTATATCGTAAATTAGGAAGTGGTATAGTGACACAGTTACGAAGAAGCAGTGATGCTGATGGTTGCGACCCATGCCAATCTATTCCGCCTCCCCCGTGCCCTCCGTGTGCGCCATGCCCACCGTGCCCGCCGCCGCTTCCTCCCTTCCATCATTACCCCAGAACCGCTTACAATGTCAAATTTATATACGTAAACGATCAAATACCCACAACCACCCTGAGGGATTTCGTGGACCGAGCATCTCAGATATGCTTTTTTACGGAACTGTTCAGAG GTTTTGCTGTCACCTTGGGGCACGTATTTAAAGAGCCAGCCAcgataaattaccctttcgagAAGGGTCCGCTCTCCCCCCGGTTCAGAGGTGAGCATGTTTTACGTAGATATCCAAGTGGGGAAGAGCGATGCATAGCGTGTAAGCTATGTGAAGCCGTTTGTCCGGCGCTGGCCATCACAATAGACGCGGAAGAGCGCGCCGATGGCTCACGGCGCGCTACTCGCTACGACATCGACTTGACAAAGTGCATCTTCTGTGGATATTGCCAGGAGGCCTGTCCGGTGGACGCAATCGTAGAAGGGCCCAACTTTGAATATAGCAAAGAAACTCATGAagaattattatataataaagagATATTGCTGACCAATGGCGACCGATGGGAGTCAGAAATTGCTAGCAATATCAGAGATAATCATTTATACCGCTAA